From the Trifolium pratense cultivar HEN17-A07 linkage group LG4, ARS_RC_1.1, whole genome shotgun sequence genome, the window ATGCTTCCACATAAAGTTTCTTGGTGTACTTTAAAGTGAAAGTGCAAATATTAGCGAATAAATATGCACAATCTTGTTTAGTTCTTAATTAACTGATTGTTAACATAGTGGCTAGTTGTTATATTTAGTGCACTTTTGGTTGTGCGGTAGATTCGTGTTTTCTTGTGTCCCGAGACATATTCAACCCAGAAGCTATCTCTTGGAGCTTCTATTCCACCGTGCGTTTATATTTTTCTGGCGCAGAAACAAACATATTCTTATTGTGTTTGTCATTGCCTCTaagatcttcataatagaaTAGCTCTGGTGTCAACCGCACATTGGAATGTGTGCTAACACATGCTGTTATTCGTACCGCATGGttttaatatattgtatttATGTCATGTGAATTTGCTTGtgaaagatttttaaaaaaggttATATCGGTGCCATTTTTGTCTAGGTGTTATCTTGGCTAAAATATTGTTCCATGTCCTTTTGATTTACAGATATTGAACCTTCTCAAGTACACCTTAATCTCTCACGAGCCTCTGACAAATACAATTTTGAAAAGTAGCTCAAAGAATAAAGAAAACCCACCAAACCAATTTGCATCAGCAGTCAGAGAAAGGCCTTGCACTCGCGACGTTAAAATGGATGTTAAGCTAGCACGAAGTAAatctcaaaagaaaataatctttgCAGAAGCAAGTGAGAACTTTGTTGACTTCATGTTTAGCTTCCTTACAATACCATTAGGGTCCATTGTAAAGGTTTTGGATGGTAACTCTTTTGTTGGATGTGTTGATAATTTGTACAAGAGTGTTGAGACCTTGGACTCTTCATGGTGCATGGATTCGCGCTCCGTGTTACTCAATCCTGGCCTACCACCACAATTTGGTTGTCCAAACCAGCTCCTCAATATTCCTGATGCACAAGCACAACCAGCCAATACTTATTATTATGGTACTGGAACACCAAAGCCAAAGTATGATTCCTATCATGATCGTTATAATATCGTTCAAGAAAAGATAGAGGGAGGAGTGATTTCTAAGACAATAGGATCAATTTATAAGGGAAGACTCTTGACTCCATTGGATCCAAAATTCCTCAACAAATCAAACGATGGTGTTGTGGGATTTGTGAAGAGACCAGCATTATATGGTGTTAGTGATGATCTAAAAGTAAAATTACTTTCTTCTAGTTCTTGCCTTTCATATTTGAAAGAATTAAGCCTTCCCCTTGATGATCTTGAAATGAAGGTGATAAGCATCGGTGAAGCTGAGGTAAAGTCACTACTATTAGTCCCTAAATGTGTGAGAAATTGTGTTACTATAGTCCTGAATGTATTGAAATTGCAAAAACATTCTTGAATGTCtcttttgttagtaattttatgaACCAAACTAACAGAAGACACATTCAGAGACTATAGTGACAACACCTCACATTCAAGGACCAATATGATTATATACTCTTTTCTGttgttttctttgttgttgATACCCTTCCTTTGTGGTTTGCAATTTGCAGGCTTTGAACCTCCTTGCAGCTTCATTGACATCAAAATCTACACTGACTAGTGGACTAgaagatttttttattgtgcCAAAACAAGAATCAAATTTGACCTCAAAGTATATACAAACTAGCAGGCTTGATGAACTTGCAAAGGAGCCTATACCAGAAGCCTAAATTATTATTCAGTTGCAGTTTCCACTTTTGTTTTGAATAATAGTTAGAAGATTTTGGACCTTGGTTTAGTAATATCAGTAGTTTATGGTTTACATTTAtctattactactactacttttttggtttttatatttagttttatgGATTCAATGGTGAAATACTTCACTACTACAGCTATATAGTAAATGAGTATTATCTTCAAATTGTATTATTCAGAtatcatttttagttttttttaccaTTGTTGGTTTAAACTTCTTGAGTATAGGAGAAGTCAATTACAAATCAAGGATAAATAAAATGTAATTGTGAATAATATATAGTTAtgatattttatcttaaaaGAAACTTAATATAGTAAAGGTTTGGCCAAATATTCATAgaaagtttttagttttttagataataaatatgttttttaagtGTACAAacaatcttcattttcttcatcatcttcatgtaaaaattcagaaaataaaaaattaaaattaaaaattcaaacttctCACTtaacttgtgtatatatataaaagaaaaatacacgTTGACACTAGTTAACCAACATACATATAGTACAAACACCTTGAAACTTACGTAATCAACTTATTAAAAgtgtagaaaaatatttttttcaataaaaattttcattttctatttccTTATCTAGAACACTACtctctccgtctcaaaataattgtcacattttgTTACTGCACATTTATCGATGtaaaattttgatcattaatatctttagttgtatattattaacaattatgataattgatattttgatagtactcatcgagacaaatctaacaagatctcatatgttaatatttgtctttatacatttgtaaaaaaatatggtcaaagtagctTGTATGAATAGTGCACACAATCAAATTGtaacaattattttgggacAGTGAGAGTAGTTAACATGACCTAATTCCTACAACTTTGAAACTCACAAACACAGTGAGAttccaaattcaaattcagtTATAACTATTCAAAACATTGAGTTCACGTGGTTAATGAATTTCGTTGGAACGAATCCTTTAGAAGAACTCGAGTTTAATCTTTAATAGAAACaatattttgtcaaactttatttatctcGTGATCGAATTCTGAATTACTCGCCTCCATTCTCCTATGAATCACATGGTTGaccaaaaaacaatttttttattaaagcaaaataaaaacacatttattttattttgaggtAATACATACATATTGTGTGGGATTCACAGCAAAACAATCATAGACACAACACAACAAAAATTGTGGGCGTGGCTGTGTGCATTTTTGGAAGAGAAAATGAACACTAACCTCTCCCCTTCACCATCTCCAACAACCTTTGCTTCTCCAAGGTTTTCCAAAATCTATTCTTCATTTTCCAAAATCCTTGTTCCTTCTTCTTCCAAACCCATATCCATTCAACTTCCCAGCACCAGCAGCAAAAGGGGTTTTCAGACCACTGGAATTCGCTGCAACAATAGCTTCTTCCCTGGTGGtaaacaattttgttttctttatctctgttttgttggttttaaattttaatgttaATGATGTGTTCTTCAATTGCATGAACAAGGTTTGTAACATAGCATAACAAGGTTGCTGTTgatttaattattgttttttatccTTAATGCTGTTTCTAATCCTTAAAttgttcattttttattaatactttttttttgggtgatgAAATTGATTAGATTATTTCACATTTACTGAATTTATTTTGccaaatttgtaattttttacgTGATAACCCGGTTATCGGGGAAGGGTCCCTGATAATCCGGAGTTCGGCTGGGAGGTAACTAAAGTCTGACTAAGAAGTGTTTCACCTATGAATTAAATTTGGGTTATCCTGAACAATTGGTCTTTTTatggagctcattaaccacttgaacccAGACAAATTTGTAATTTCATGTTCGTAAATATGTAGTAATATATGTGGACaaaattaattcatataaaaCTATCTATCATTAGATTTTTGTTTTAGGTTCTTTACTTGATTATGTAGTTTTTTAAAGTATGTGAGTTGTGTAGGTGATGGTGATAGCAGCAGTAAAAATGTACTGGATGCATTTTTCTTGGGAAAAGCTCTTGCCGAAACTCTAAATGAGCGAATTGAGTCTACAGTTGGTGAGCTCTTAAGTACAGTTGGAAGACTGCAAGCTGAACAACAAAGACAAGTGCAGGAATTTCAGGTAAGGAACAGTTTTAAAGTAGCTTTGTGTTGTGCTGGATTTCTGCTATAAACCAATGTTGTTGAATAGCGGTGCTATAGCTCTATAACACTGCAGAATTTTAACAAACTGCTACAGTTTTGTGATATGCGATTTAGTAtgaagtgttgtcaaatagtggctaTAGCACAATAGGTCAATAGCATAGCTGAATTTGAACAAAATGCTATTTTTTGTGATTAACAACACCGGTATAAATGCTATAGAAGTTTGTTAAAATTCTGCAGTGTTATACTTATATAGCTATAGcaccactatttgacaacattggatagtgttgttaaatagtggTTATAGCAGCGCTATAGCATAGTGGAATTTGAATAAATCACTGTTGTTCAGCGCTATGCTATTTAGTAAAACGAAGCTATATAGCTGTGTTATAGCACTTTAACATAACAAAGTTTGAACAAACCACTATTTTCTACGATCTGCGATTGACAACCCTGACTTTGGATGGTCTGGTAACCAATATTAGATTGTCATTTGACTTGTAGTGTATACTTGGGCACTTGTGTTGGACCTTAATGTTCTATAGGTGATCCTAATGCTAGCTGGTATGGGAAAAAAATTTAGTGTTATAgttataatttgaaaaatgatgTTAGTGTTACAAGTATTGGGGGTTgtataattattgaaaaaaatgttCTGAATTCCTGTAGTGACAAAGAAAACTTTTTGATATAGTCTACAATCAGATTTATATTGCAAAAAGGTACACAGGTCTTTGCAATTTGAATTCCTAGTATAGTTTTTGCTGAAAAACTTATTCTTGGGCCATAAAATAAGATTTATGTCGGTGAACCAAGAGTTTCACAATAGCAGTGGTCCGGTAACATTGTATCAATTAGAGTTGAGGAAATGAGTTGGAAAATGGGAATAAATTAGTAACAGTGTCGGCATCACCGACACATGTGCTTACATTcaatcatttttatattttcaaattattatcggtatcTACTTGTCAATGTCAGTATTGTGTCTGTCCGTGTctgtgtcagtgcttcatatATCAATCTAATGGTGCACTAGCGCACAAATAACTTATGTGGTTATTTCAGATTTAAATGCCCATCTTCTCGTTGTTTGAAAGTATAATTATTGTCATACAGGAAGAAGTGTTGGATAAAGCCAAAAAAGCAAAGGAAAAAGCAGCACGTGAAGCTACGGAGGCACAGCCACAGGGTCTGGTGTCCAACTCTACAGCTGATATAGTAGTCGACGATTCAGGAACTTCATATTCTTCAACTGATCCAGTTACTACGGTACAGTCTACTGATGCATCTGAAACAGACACTGATCCCACCATAGGGGAGATCCCACTTTAAGTTCATAAGTGATATACTATGCTTCAcctttctatatatttttgctAAACATGCTTAGTGCCTTGTGTTTACGGATCTAAGTTATCGAGTTCAATACACATGCCGATAAATGAGTTCAAATTCTCAAACGGATTATCTTTACTTCTTCGTTTGGCATGTATATATAAGTATTGTTACAGAACTTCGAGCTTCAACATGTTTCTTACAGTATTCAATAACCTTTGCCAAGATTTGGCCGGTTACGTTGTGAATAGTAGTAATTGTAGTGTTGTCAGCACAATCCTCAATCATATGTTTGAGCGTTTGCGATTCCATCGCCACTGCCTCGTCGATTTCGAAGATCTCACCGTCGGAACTCTTGAGATTGATCTTCCTGGAGGATGACATGATGATTGGATTTTGAAATGTATTTGAAGAACTAGTGAGTGAAGTGAGTGCGAAATGAGGTGAGtgagtactatatatataatgcaactAAGTACTAACTAAGGGTCTCCAAAGTGGTGAACAACTTTTACTTTTCaattaaaatgatttgtttttttactagtaaaaagattatttttttgcgagtaaagtaaaaaatttgttgtttaCTTAAAATAAAAGGATTTTTTATTGGTAAACATATAGTGgatattgataaaaatatatgttttttttactagtaAAGATTTGTTGTttacttaaaagaaaatgatttgGTATCAGCATAAGTAAAAAACTCCTActacacctctatgattaggcgtgtcgcggtgtACGACACTCatacgacacgtgtcggatagctcagATCGATgtccaaaaaaattcaatttttcctttaatGTACAACACGTGTCGAataagtgtcccaaaaaaaattgttttttctttgctCATACTCTCAATAAgcacatatcagacatatctacaagtATTAATgatgtgtcgaaacaacaattttgatcaatgagggattaaaaacattacattttgattataatttttttaatttttttcgatagtagatggataaataaaggtaaaatattatcacatattgttttaaaacttttttcaagaaataacttgctcaatctagatttatatgtatatattttgactctcaattaatattttttataaatatatagcggtgtcggtgtcctatattttttacattagcacTGTCGTCGCGTCCGTGTCGATGTCGTGTCACAgtgtccgtgtcggagtccgtgcttcataggtcaTTGGtataagtctttttttttttgttatgcaGCTTAGCCAcctttaaagatgaataaggGGAGTGTCAAAAGTTTGAACTTCGCCTTCTTCATATATAATGCGACCAACTTAACTATGTTCATGGAGACTAAGAATGGATTATTCTATTATGAATATTTAATCCATGAATTGTTCCGTTATGAATTGCTTTTCTTTTTAATGGCCAATTAGGTCGATACTATTAGGAATAAAAAGTATGGGGGAAAAGGAAGCAGGATTGTTGTGAAAGAACAACATTGCCACAACTAATCACAAACATATTAAGCAAAAGAATGAACTCTCTCAATCGTTAacatgaagatgaagaagatgatcaCTAAAAAACCAATAGTTGCATCCAAGCGTTTAGATAAATGACACAAGTCtcttttaacttaactaaagTCTTCGAATTAGACATGCAGCGGTGTTAAAtttttagggagagtttgccgCTTATTTAAGTCCTTCAATGCTCAAAgaattagtctctgcaattgTGTGCAGATACTTtatttgcattaaaaaaaaaaacaatgcaCCTAAACAATAAGTGCTGACCCTATCTCTCAAATTTCTAACCCTATATGTAAGAAAGAttcaaaaaataagaataacaataactttaaaaaatgaactaaatcaaaaaataagaataaatttCTTTGAGAACCAACAATTTGTTTTTCATCAATCAAGTCCATAAAAAAGACTTCAATCCAAATTTGTAGATTACaaccataattttttaaaaaaaaaattgttacggATAAATTGTATTCCTTATGATGATATGCAGATTCATGACTAGGATCAACTAGCAAatatataaactataaaaaaaaaccatataatCATTCAAAAGTCCACTGGTTTTCACGACGAACTTCGTCCTCTTCCTCCGGAGTGTATGCTTTCTTAACGCTAAAAAACTTGCGAATTTCCGCCGGTTTCATACCCTTGGTCATTTTTGCTACAGCCTGACATGTAAGTTCCAACAGACTCTTAATGTTTAACTCTTTTGCGGCTAAGATGAGATCGAAGAGTGTATCCTTATCAACTTTGACAAAATTAGCGTCCCAAACCTTAAGATCATCCTCACTATTACCAGGTTTTTCTTCTTCGGAACTCTCAGCCTCAACATGCTTCTTACAATACTCAATAACCTTTGCCAAAATCTTGCTTGTTACATTGGGAATGGGGATTTCACCATCTTCGGTACAATTGGCGTCGATCATATGCTTGATTGTTAGAGATTCCAATGCCACCGCCGCGTCAATTTCGTACACCTTGTCGTCGGAACTCTTGAGAGTAATCTTCCCGGTCGATGACATGGTGGCTAGATGGTATTGTTTATTGTTCTCTAAGTTAAAAAAGTAGTGACACTGAGCTGAGTGAGAAACACAGTGGATGTGAGTACTATTTATAATGATGCTAGAATGCAAACTAGGGTCTCTTGCATGGCGAACAAGTAATTTGATTCtagattttgtttaattttattttttgataaaaatattttagatttgATTCATATATATGCtcttttttttgactaaatatatgcttttatcaacaacaaaaaattgtctAATATAAAACGTTTGattttactttattttgttgatgtgtaattttaaaattagatattatcaaaatttatagtttgtatttttgtttagaatttttttaagatttgttactaatttaaATACATTATTTAGAAATATGTTTTGTATTACacatatttttttccttcaccaaaacaaatttaattcatataatcGATCAACCAAAAGGAATTCAATACAAGGAAGAATtatctcaataatatatatatatatatatatatatatatatatatatatatatatatatatatatatatatagtgactaactaaaatgaattaTAGTATTATAcaatagggatgacaatgggtgcTCACGGGTGCGAATTTGATATTatccaaacccacacccgaaattaCCActcgaacccaaacccaaaggttgttcgggtgggAAAATAAAACCTACACCCACACCCGTTGGGTTCGGATTTTCCCACCCAAACCCGAAACCCAAAACAAGAACACACATAATTAATTACCGGCTCAAATCCAGCCCgaattatatttgataaaatacaaaatatagcATAATTTGGTAATATGGTTTGCAAATGACAATACAATAGTAACATAGTTTGATAAACATGGAATAATTgggtaatttaatatatatatatatatatataggggttttctaacttagaccctagttaggtctaagttagcaaggtgcaccttttcaattggaccaaaatacccattcttttaatttttgaaagaatagagcaacaggggcacttttgaaaccattaatagacgcagatccagtgtcgcgcgcgtaccgaaggaccatagttacagaccgttgatttccatcagacagccaagatctgatctcatcaagactgtctgatcaatcagacaggccagatcatcctgatccatcagattccagcgcctgcgccacactggattacaacctggagagagaaaaatttgctttttaaaagtaggacacgtgtcacacaatggttggctgggcgtgatttttgttcatttaatactttgaactcaattatttcgttgtaaattaattttttatttttttatttttataccaaaattcataatttttttttgtctacaaatagagacttggttcgtttgatttggacacagaaaaaaaaacgcaatttttcactaccttaatctcattttttgtctactaaatacgttacttgtgtgttgtaatttaacacgcaccactcaaccaactcactgaaaccattataccaggaaaatagtagataatattctggaacttttggtatattttatgaaatttttggagacctgaaactatttttagttaattaaatgagataaaacggtaattaaaaactaatgtttgcttctgaaaccattttactggtagaatggttgcacatagttgtattctgaaaccattttactgatagaatggtttcaatgagtaatttattaattgtgtttgcttctgaaaccatttatctggtacaatggtttcagagagttgtaatctgaaaccattttgctggtagaatggtttcagtaagttgattattagttatttgcttctgaaaccatttagcttgtagaatggttgcacatagttgtattctgaaaccattttactggtagaatggtttcagtgagtaatttattaattgtgtttgcttctgaaaccatttatctggtacaatggtttcagagagttgtaatctgaaaccattttgctggtagaatggtttcagtaagttgattattagttatttgcttttgaaaccatttaggttgtagaatggttgcacatagttttattctgaaaccattttactggtaaaatggtttcagtgagtaatttattaattgtgtttgcttctgaaaccattttgctggtagaatggtttcagtaagttgattattagttatttgcttctgaaaccatttagcatgtagaatggtttcagagatttgtactctgaaaccattttcctagTAGAATGGTTtaagtgagttgatgtaaggtagtgaaaaatgagatttaggtagtgaaaaattgggttttttttttctgtgtccaaatcaaacgaaccaagtctctatttgtagagaaaaaaaaattatgaattttggtataaaaaataaaaaataaaaaattaatttacgacgaaataattgagtttaaagtattaaatggaaaaaaattaacgcagccaatcatatgctgacacgtggcctttcttttttaaaaagtttctctctccgcgttaGGGCTGCAGCCACGCGCgtctgtcggcgcgtgtgatgcacgcgcttgGATTTTGTCCACtaacacgctgccacgtgtcctggggggtgggaaaagaaggtgggggcgcgtgtactgttgggtaaattacagaaatgcccttgttgctctattctttcaaaaattaaaaaaatgggtatttttgtccaactgaaaaggtgcaccttgctaacttagacccaactgagtctaagttagcagcccccatatatatatatatatatatatatatatatatatatatatatatatatatttgggtGCTGAATGAATTTGATACTACtcaaactcacacccatatattcgggtgtcacccgaatcCAAACCCAATCAACTCGAGTTTCTCCTGTTGACTTGCCTTTGGGTTCGAGTAGGTGTATCGAGTTTGAGTTTTCCTTTCATCCATATTATACCACAACTCATTTAGATAATAACTGTAATGGAAATTTAAACCTTAAATACAACAACTAATATTTATTATGCCCTGGATCATCATCAATGACACCAATTTTGTGTCTGGGAAGAAAATATTTGGTGTGATGTTGAGGTTTTGTAAGAATGTTGCACGTTTATATTCTTTGTAGAACTTTTTGAAATCTGTTGTAAACCTTTTGATGTTCTTATTTGTTGATGTTCTTGTGAGTATTTGAGTTAAACTTTCTAAACCCTGTTACGGACTTTCTGAACTTCTGATGTGAACCTTCTGAACTTTATGGATTGATAAATAACAATAGCCTTAAAAATAGGTAATGTTAGTTTCCTATGCATATGGTTTCTAAGCATAAATTATGCTTAGTCCACTTAATTGTGATTAAGTTGTACTCCCTCCGACCTTAGCCTAGTCTAGTGGGATGGATGGATGATGATAACAAGACTTTTGTGGTTGTTCTTAGTTAGTCTTCCTCCTTTTCAGGAACAAATGTACAAATGTTTCTTGTGTCTTTGTGTGTCCAATTCTTCTATAAGTTGCTTATTTCTCCTGAACAAATAGTGTATAAC encodes:
- the LOC123922037 gene encoding uncharacterized protein LOC123922037, translating into MASEQEPKTIPLKILIDRENNKVVAVEATKDFVDTLFSFLSLPLATIIRLLTTNNDQQQQQQSSESSSSSFLGNIKNLYQSVQNLTPNDVWNNPLCKQMLLNPKNPCESLCMKLFLNIDDTEKSSKFFVCDSCNKFTTFQNLDCTCGKPTNRQPKNLDFEGQGNGGSVDALNGVFVRENGAMFLVFDDLKIVPSSLMTSTEHLMELGYSDLTQLEEVTHNIGKQEILNLLKYTLISHEPLTNTILKSSSKNKENPPNQFASAVRERPCTRDVKMDVKLARSKSQKKIIFAEASENFVDFMFSFLTIPLGSIVKVLDGNSFVGCVDNLYKSVETLDSSWCMDSRSVLLNPGLPPQFGCPNQLLNIPDAQAQPANTYYYGTGTPKPKYDSYHDRYNIVQEKIEGGVISKTIGSIYKGRLLTPLDPKFLNKSNDGVVGFVKRPALYGVSDDLKVKLLSSSSCLSYLKELSLPLDDLEMKVISIGEAEALNLLAASLTSKSTLTSGLEDFFIVPKQESNLTSKYIQTSRLDELAKEPIPEA
- the LOC123881698 gene encoding uncharacterized protein At4g13200, chloroplastic translates to MNTNLSPSPSPTTFASPRFSKIYSSFSKILVPSSSKPISIQLPSTSSKRGFQTTGIRCNNSFFPGGDGDSSSKNVLDAFFLGKALAETLNERIESTVGELLSTVGRLQAEQQRQVQEFQEEVLDKAKKAKEKAAREATEAQPQGLVSNSTADIVVDDSGTSYSSTDPVTTVQSTDASETDTDPTIGEIPL
- the LOC123923395 gene encoding SKP1-like protein 1B produces the protein MSSTGKITLKSSDDKVYEIDAAVALESLTIKHMIDANCTEDGEIPIPNVTSKILAKVIEYCKKHVEAESSEEEKPGNSEDDLKVWDANFVKVDKDTLFDLILAAKELNIKSLLELTCQAVAKMTKGMKPAEIRKFFSVKKAYTPEEEDEVRRENQWTFE